From a region of the Neobacillus niacini genome:
- a CDS encoding VOC family protein → MSHRQIHSSLKVLLVSNLEKSKHYYREVLGCEVTEWWVIRDGFTGLAIKLLQANSLEDVRPNRCAREYNRTAPDVYCYVENWTALDELYAEFKEKSARIVIEPWIDKEAGPWKVFAILDPDDYCITFGGTNTNN, encoded by the coding sequence TTGAGTCATAGACAAATTCACAGTTCACTAAAAGTATTGCTGGTTTCAAATCTAGAAAAGTCAAAGCATTATTATAGGGAAGTCTTAGGCTGCGAGGTAACAGAATGGTGGGTGATTCGGGATGGTTTCACGGGATTAGCTATTAAGTTACTTCAGGCTAATTCTCTTGAAGATGTTAGGCCAAACAGATGCGCAAGAGAATATAATCGAACTGCTCCGGATGTTTATTGTTATGTAGAGAACTGGACTGCACTCGACGAACTATATGCGGAATTTAAAGAAAAAAGTGCCAGGATTGTCATCGAACCCTGGATTGATAAAGAGGCTGGTCCATGGAAGGTATTTGCTATTTTAGATCCAGATGACTATTGCATCACCTTTGGAGGTACAAATACTAACAACTAA
- a CDS encoding Gfo/Idh/MocA family protein: MKKEFGFAIVGTGLISTTHYEQISAIKGAKVAAVYSRSEEKAKLLAEKAGSDWYTDYQEMLKSKEIDIVSIITPSGTHADMAIEAARAGKHVIVEKPMDISLEKAQQMIDVCCENHVKLSVISQHRFDPPAVKVKADIDSGRFGKMILGQASVNWYRPQSYYDTSKWRGTKEMDGGGVLINQAIHTIDLFQYFMGEVESVYAHTAILAHERIEVEDVAVATMKFKNGGLGTIVGTTAAYPGLSARLEIIGTNGTAVIENDQLIKLYLRNANDEREAINIAGFESHNREESNHASVNPAALDGASHRLQFTDLINAIKEDREPVVNGEEGLKPLKIIIAIYQSARTGRPIQIDDI; the protein is encoded by the coding sequence ATGAAAAAGGAATTTGGGTTTGCCATTGTCGGAACTGGGCTAATTAGTACCACGCATTATGAGCAAATTTCAGCGATTAAAGGAGCAAAAGTGGCTGCTGTATATTCCCGAAGTGAAGAAAAAGCGAAATTGCTAGCGGAAAAGGCTGGTTCAGATTGGTATACCGATTATCAAGAAATGCTAAAAAGCAAAGAGATTGATATTGTATCCATTATTACACCCAGCGGTACTCATGCTGACATGGCTATAGAGGCTGCACGGGCAGGAAAGCATGTAATTGTTGAAAAGCCAATGGATATATCCCTTGAGAAAGCACAGCAAATGATTGATGTATGCTGTGAAAATCATGTTAAATTAAGTGTTATTTCTCAACACCGTTTTGATCCGCCAGCTGTAAAGGTTAAAGCGGATATTGATTCAGGTCGATTCGGGAAAATGATACTAGGACAAGCTTCTGTGAATTGGTATCGCCCTCAAAGCTACTATGATACTAGTAAGTGGCGAGGAACAAAGGAAATGGACGGAGGCGGAGTATTAATCAATCAGGCCATCCATACCATCGATTTATTTCAATATTTTATGGGAGAGGTGGAAAGTGTATATGCACATACCGCTATATTAGCGCATGAAAGAATTGAAGTGGAGGATGTCGCTGTAGCCACAATGAAATTTAAAAATGGCGGGTTAGGAACCATTGTTGGAACTACAGCAGCTTACCCAGGTCTGTCAGCCCGCTTGGAGATCATCGGAACAAATGGTACAGCGGTGATAGAAAATGATCAATTGATAAAGCTTTATCTACGAAATGCAAATGATGAACGTGAAGCGATCAACATAGCTGGCTTTGAAAGTCATAATAGGGAAGAAAGTAATCATGCTTCTGTTAACCCTGCAGCACTTGATGGTGCTTCCCATCGTTTACAGTTTACTGATCTGATAAATGCCATTAAGGAAGATAGAGAACCAGTTGTGAATGGCGAAGAAGGTTTAAAGCCATTAAAAATCATAATAGCTATTTATCAATCCGCACGTACAGGCCGACCTATACAAATAGATGATATATAA
- a CDS encoding IclR family transcriptional regulator yields MNKNDQNQNKTSNIQVITRAAKILRTLREHPNGLSLSQISNEVDLARSTVQRIVAALEQENLVTAASANSGFRLGPEIARLAGAVHSDLREELRPFLIQLSNMINETVDLSILDNGKVLFVDQIIAAHPLQATSQPGASFPLHCTANGKAILASLPITEVENLLPEQLKRYTDKTITNRDELLNELETVRKEGVSFSREEHIEGICAVGAVVVDRLGNRSAVSIPLPSTRFYGNEEKLITALIKTCQNINQHFA; encoded by the coding sequence TTGAACAAAAATGACCAAAATCAAAATAAAACATCTAATATCCAAGTAATTACACGTGCAGCTAAAATACTGCGAACGCTGAGAGAACATCCAAATGGTTTAAGCCTTTCACAGATTTCAAATGAAGTAGACCTGGCTAGGTCAACGGTTCAAAGAATTGTGGCAGCATTAGAGCAAGAAAACCTAGTTACAGCGGCATCTGCTAACAGCGGATTTCGGCTTGGCCCTGAGATTGCGAGGCTTGCTGGCGCTGTACATAGTGATTTAAGAGAAGAATTGAGACCATTTTTAATTCAGCTTTCTAATATGATTAATGAAACGGTCGACCTATCTATATTAGATAATGGGAAGGTACTATTTGTTGATCAAATTATCGCTGCACATCCGCTGCAAGCAACCTCACAGCCTGGTGCCTCTTTTCCTTTGCATTGCACAGCAAATGGAAAAGCCATTCTCGCATCACTGCCTATAACTGAAGTTGAAAACCTGCTGCCAGAACAGCTTAAACGATACACGGATAAAACCATTACAAATCGGGATGAACTGTTAAATGAGTTAGAAACAGTTCGAAAAGAGGGAGTTTCTTTTTCAAGAGAAGAGCATATTGAGGGAATATGTGCAGTCGGTGCAGTTGTTGTAGATCGATTGGGCAATCGGAGTGCAGTCTCCATCCCACTCCCATCTACACGATTTTATGGAAATGAAGAAAAGCTAATTACTGCCCTAATCAAAACATGTCAAAATATTAATCAACACTTCGCATAA
- a CDS encoding FMN-dependent NADH-azoreductase, with translation MNVLVVKANNRPASEAVSSKMYETFMENVEGVNVTTFDVFAEDMPYFGQDLFNAFGKLQSGEEMTDLEKRLLAAKQKAMDALTAADLVVFAFPLWNLTIPAPLQTFIDYVYQAGFTFKYDENGQLVQLMTDKKAVILSARGGIYSTPEAAPMEMAATYIKNVVGGVFGMEIVDEVIIEGHNAMPAQAEKIIAEGLEKVKEAAKKLSAVAV, from the coding sequence ATGAATGTTTTAGTAGTGAAAGCAAACAATCGTCCGGCTTCCGAGGCTGTATCAAGTAAAATGTATGAAACTTTTATGGAAAACGTAGAAGGTGTAAATGTCACAACTTTTGATGTTTTCGCTGAAGATATGCCTTATTTTGGCCAAGATTTATTCAACGCTTTCGGTAAATTACAATCAGGCGAAGAAATGACTGACCTTGAAAAGCGTCTTCTTGCTGCAAAACAAAAGGCAATGGATGCTCTTACTGCAGCTGACTTAGTTGTATTTGCATTCCCATTATGGAACTTAACAATTCCAGCACCGTTACAAACCTTCATTGATTATGTGTACCAAGCTGGTTTCACGTTCAAATATGACGAAAATGGTCAACTTGTACAATTAATGACAGATAAAAAAGCTGTAATTCTTAGTGCACGCGGCGGCATTTACTCAACACCGGAAGCAGCACCAATGGAAATGGCGGCTACTTATATTAAAAACGTGGTAGGCGGCGTATTCGGTATGGAAATCGTCGACGAAGTGATTATTGAAGGCCATAATGCAATGCCTGCACAAGCAGAAAAGATTATTGCTGAAGGTTTAGAAAAAGTAAAAGAAGCAGCAAAGAAATTATCGGCAGTGGCAGTATAA
- the fsa gene encoding fructose-6-phosphate aldolase — protein MKFFIDTANLEEIKKAYKIGVLSGVTTNPSLVAKEGVKFEDRIAEILNAVPEVESVSAEVTPNALTAEQMIAEANELIKINGGDKNITIKLPMTLDGLEACRYLTKKGVKTNVTLIFSVNQALLAARAGATYVSPFLGRLDDINEDGVELVAKIAKMFQVQGLDSQIIAASVRHPDHVTRVALAGAHIATIPFKVIEQLSKHPLTDQGLEKFAADWKTV, from the coding sequence ATGAAATTTTTTATCGATACTGCAAATCTTGAAGAAATTAAAAAAGCCTATAAAATTGGCGTGCTATCAGGAGTAACAACAAACCCGTCTTTAGTAGCTAAAGAAGGTGTGAAATTCGAAGATCGTATTGCTGAAATCTTAAATGCTGTACCAGAGGTTGAGTCTGTTTCTGCTGAAGTAACTCCAAACGCTTTGACAGCTGAACAAATGATTGCAGAAGCTAATGAGCTTATTAAAATTAACGGCGGCGATAAGAATATTACCATTAAACTTCCAATGACACTTGATGGATTAGAGGCTTGCCGCTATTTAACGAAAAAAGGTGTTAAAACAAACGTTACCCTTATTTTTAGTGTGAACCAAGCATTACTTGCTGCACGTGCAGGAGCTACATATGTTTCACCATTCTTAGGTCGTTTAGATGATATTAACGAAGATGGTGTAGAATTAGTTGCAAAAATCGCAAAGATGTTCCAGGTTCAAGGCTTGGATTCACAAATCATTGCTGCTTCAGTTCGTCACCCTGATCATGTTACACGTGTGGCATTGGCAGGAGCTCATATTGCAACCATTCCATTTAAGGTTATTGAGCAATTATCAAAACATCCGTTAACAGACCAAGGTCTTGAAAAATTTGCAGCTGACTGGAAAACTGTTTAA
- the rpiA gene encoding ribose-5-phosphate isomerase RpiA translates to MNEKKVIGEKAIEYVKDGMVVGLGTGSTAYYFTSKLGELVQQGLSIKGVPTSKKTETLANELGIPLVSFHEIEQIDIAVDGADEVDADLNLIKGGGGALLREKIIAASAKTFIVIADSHKNVDTLGTFPLPIEVVPFGFEVTIKHIQDLGGKTELRKQQGNPFLTDNGNYILDTNFQEIKEPKELEKNLNLIPGVVDNGLFVGMAEVVITIIDKKLVTKCRN, encoded by the coding sequence TTGAATGAAAAAAAAGTCATTGGAGAAAAAGCTATAGAGTACGTGAAAGATGGGATGGTAGTCGGACTGGGTACAGGGTCAACTGCTTATTATTTCACTTCTAAACTCGGCGAACTAGTCCAGCAAGGGCTAAGCATTAAAGGAGTCCCTACTTCTAAGAAAACAGAAACATTAGCAAACGAGCTTGGAATCCCACTTGTTTCATTCCATGAAATAGAGCAAATTGATATAGCTGTCGATGGAGCAGATGAAGTCGATGCAGACCTCAATCTCATTAAAGGCGGCGGCGGAGCCCTTTTAAGAGAGAAAATTATTGCTGCATCGGCTAAAACTTTTATTGTCATTGCAGACTCTCACAAAAATGTCGACACATTAGGAACCTTTCCACTGCCAATAGAGGTGGTCCCTTTTGGATTTGAAGTGACAATAAAGCATATCCAGGATCTTGGCGGAAAAACGGAATTACGAAAGCAACAGGGGAATCCTTTCCTCACAGATAATGGAAACTATATTTTGGACACCAATTTTCAAGAAATTAAGGAGCCAAAAGAATTAGAGAAAAATCTAAACCTCATACCTGGTGTGGTGGATAATGGATTATTTGTTGGAATGGCAGAAGTTGTTATTACCATTATTGATAAAAAACTTGTAACGAAATGCCGTAATTAA
- a CDS encoding YaiI/YqxD family protein, whose translation MKIYVDADACPVKDIIISEGTNADIPVILVTSFSHFSSAEQPSGVETIYVDSGADAADYRIMKLAKKGDIIVTQDYGLASLGLAKGCTVLHHTGYSYTNENIDQLLQTRYLSAMARKGGKRTKGPKPFTAEDREKFKRLFKSAISS comes from the coding sequence ATGAAAATTTATGTTGATGCTGATGCTTGTCCGGTAAAAGATATTATTATCTCTGAAGGTACCAATGCTGATATTCCTGTTATTCTTGTTACTAGCTTTTCTCATTTTTCAAGTGCGGAACAACCATCTGGCGTCGAAACCATTTATGTTGACTCTGGAGCAGATGCTGCCGATTATCGGATTATGAAATTAGCAAAAAAGGGAGATATAATCGTTACGCAAGATTATGGACTGGCTTCGCTTGGCTTAGCAAAAGGGTGTACGGTTCTGCACCATACTGGGTATAGTTATACAAATGAAAACATTGACCAATTATTACAAACACGATATTTGAGTGCGATGGCTCGAAAAGGCGGAAAACGCACAAAGGGGCCAAAACCATTTACAGCAGAAGATAGAGAGAAATTTAAGAGGCTTTTTAAAAGCGCGATCTCATCTTAA
- a CDS encoding AraC family transcriptional regulator has translation MEEVALEQLKIVSTAMKLQHITNLNTYVLNQNREFVYYHEMISIPAFMPGPGERDVLFLYDNMEQRGQLYSYINEWDLHYFGYSFSQKEEAYTVIIGPYLDKTPSLYRLSNEYRLSSAQGEDLRLIADKIYVLTVDQASSYGSVLQQFTNMMEQELAPFVILANKISGSVVQEDHLHVDEEAEIVKLRYKTEKNFMHAVERGDKNTALALINSKNMLFSFSERFPNQPLRRLKNVAIILNTLLRTSARNSQVPAIMIHRISEKYAYEIENANQVETLQQLEDRMIEEYCDLVVSNSLSNYTYITQQVMEYIHSFYNKQISKEELAAKLSTHPSHLARKFKEETKMTLTAYQQMLRINQAKHLLKTENLAVEEIAWTVGYEDPSYFARVFKKETGRSPSQYRDEAAE, from the coding sequence TTGGAGGAAGTCGCGCTGGAACAATTAAAAATCGTCTCAACGGCAATGAAACTGCAACATATAACCAATTTAAATACATATGTATTGAATCAAAATCGGGAGTTTGTTTATTATCATGAAATGATTTCGATCCCAGCATTCATGCCTGGTCCAGGGGAGAGAGATGTTTTATTTTTATATGACAATATGGAGCAACGAGGGCAGCTATATTCCTATATAAACGAATGGGACCTGCACTATTTTGGATATTCCTTCAGCCAAAAAGAGGAAGCCTATACCGTTATTATTGGCCCTTATCTTGATAAGACACCGAGTCTATACCGTTTATCAAATGAATATCGTCTCTCTAGTGCACAAGGTGAAGATTTAAGGCTGATAGCAGATAAAATCTATGTACTAACTGTTGACCAGGCAAGCAGTTATGGAAGTGTCCTTCAGCAGTTTACAAACATGATGGAGCAGGAATTGGCCCCATTCGTTATTTTAGCTAATAAGATCAGCGGTTCTGTTGTTCAGGAGGACCACCTTCACGTTGATGAAGAGGCAGAAATTGTTAAATTAAGGTATAAGACAGAAAAAAATTTTATGCATGCTGTGGAACGTGGCGATAAAAATACAGCGTTGGCACTCATCAATTCTAAAAATATGCTGTTTTCTTTTTCAGAACGTTTTCCCAACCAGCCGTTACGCCGACTCAAAAATGTCGCCATAATCTTAAATACCTTGCTGCGTACGTCTGCGAGAAATAGTCAAGTACCGGCCATCATGATTCATCGGATCTCAGAAAAATATGCTTATGAAATAGAAAATGCAAATCAAGTAGAAACACTGCAGCAATTAGAAGATCGAATGATTGAGGAATATTGCGATTTAGTTGTCTCAAATTCATTAAGTAATTACACATACATAACGCAACAGGTGATGGAGTATATCCACAGTTTTTATAATAAGCAAATCAGTAAAGAAGAGTTGGCAGCAAAGCTTTCTACCCATCCGAGTCATCTCGCCCGAAAATTTAAAGAAGAAACAAAGATGACCCTAACTGCTTACCAGCAAATGTTACGAATAAATCAAGCTAAACATTTGTTGAAAACAGAGAATCTAGCCGTTGAGGAAATTGCCTGGACGGTAGGTTACGAAGATCCCTCCTACTTTGCAAGAGTCTTTAAAAAAGAAACTGGAAGATCTCCCTCTCAATATCGAGATGAGGCTGCAGAATAA